From one Leguminivora glycinivorella isolate SPB_JAAS2020 chromosome 5, LegGlyc_1.1, whole genome shotgun sequence genomic stretch:
- the LOC125226168 gene encoding ubiquitin-like protein 4A — protein MKLTVKKLQGGECCVEVLPTTSIFEIKREVAGKLAIPVEEQKLLLLGRTLADEQTIESYPTIKDGTKLNLVVKKPDGLFEASLKYFKKLGMTDKDATNSANKLLKIVEDKFNKLSWDDIDRLSMDCLLEECGQSRPVVENEPENEDMYGL, from the exons ATGAAATTAACAGTTAAAAAGTTGCAAGGTGGAGAGTGTTGTGTTGAG GTACTACCAACCACatcaatatttgaaataaaacgcGAAGTGGCTGGAAAATTAGCAATACCTGTTGAAGAACAAAAGCTCCTGTTACTAGGGCGCACCTTAGCCGATGAACAGACTATTGAGTCATACCCGACCATAAAGGACGGCACCAAACTCAACCTTGTTGTGAAAAAGCCGGACGGTTTATTTGAAGCTtcattgaaatattttaaaaagttaGGTATGACTGATAAAGATGCCACAAACTCGGCTAATAAGCTGCTAAAAATTGTAGAGgataagtttaataagttgTCTTGGGATGATATAGACCGGTTGTCTATGGATTGTCTTCTAGAGGAATGTGGCCAGAGCCGACCAGTTGTTGAGAATGAACCTGAGAACGAAGACATGTATGGCTTGTGA